Proteins from one Lonchura striata isolate bLonStr1 chromosome 28, bLonStr1.mat, whole genome shotgun sequence genomic window:
- the LOC110469474 gene encoding nuclear receptor ROR-beta isoform X2: MRAQIEVIPCKICGDKSSGIHYGVITCEGCKGFFRRSQQNNASYSCSRQRNCLIDRTNRNRCQHCRLQKCLALGMSRDAVKFGRMSKKQRDSLYAEVQKHQQSQEQSGGTKDEPEPLSRVYTTSVSSGLSDLDEISTLSDGLLFDFPLTPDGSSTYYNLDLLASAQPSPDQSSLDVADATLIKQESIYELMLEPALLAHGALEGAQLPPDISVLEIDRVAQNVVKSHLETCQYTTEELKRLAWSLYSPEEVRALQSKSCEAMWQQCSLQISNAIQYVVEFAKRIDGFMELCQNDQIILLKAGCLEVLLIRMIRAFNPLNNTVLFEGKFGGMQMFKSLGCDDLIGAVFELGRTLCRLQLSDEELALFTAAVLLSPDRPWLTESRKVQKLQDKIYVALQHEIQKKHSTEDKLSKMVSKLPLMKTICNLHLDKLEFFRLLHPETAMNFPPLYKEVFNSELQYSDPRES; the protein is encoded by the exons CCCAAATTGAGGTGATCCCGTGCAAGATCTGCGGAGACAAATCCTCCGGGATCCACTACGGCGTCATCACCTGCGAAGGCTGCAAG GGTTTCTTCCGGAGGAGCCAGCAGAACAATGCCAGCTACTCCTGCTCCCGGCAAAGGAACTGCCTGATCGACCGCACCAACCGCAACCGCTGCCAGCACTGCCGCCTGCAGAAATGCCTGGCACTGGGCATGTCCCGCGACG CGGTGAAGTTCGGCCGCATGTCCAAGAAGCAGCGGGACAGCCTCTACGCCGAGGTGCAGAAGcaccagcagagccaggagcagagcGGCGGCACCAAGGACGAGCCCGAGCCCCTGAGCCGTGTCTACACCACGAGCGTCAGCAGCGGCCTCTCGGACCTGGACGAGATCTCCACGCTGTCCGACGGGCTCCTCTTCGACTTCCCCCTGACCCCCGACGGCAGCAGCACCTACTACAACCTGGACCTGCTGGCCTCGGCGCAGCCCTCACCCGACCAGTCCAGCCTGGATGTGGCTGATGCCACGCTCATCAAGCAGGAGTCCATCTACGAGTTGATGCTGGAGCCGGCGCTGTTGGCACACGGGGCACTGGagggtgcccagctgccccctgACATCTCTGTCCTGGAGATTG ACCGGGTGGCCCAGAACGTGGTGAAGTCACACCTGGAGACGTGCCAGTACACAACAGAGGAGCTCAAGCGCCTGGCATGGAGCCTCTACTCCCCTGAGGAGGTCCGTGCCCTGCAGAGCAAG AGCTGCGAGGCCATGTGGCAGCAGTGCTCGCTGCAGATCTCCAACGCCATCCAGTACGTGGTGGAGTTCGCCAAGCGCATCGACGGCTTCATGGAGCTCTGCCAGAACGACCAGATCATCCTCCTGAAAGCCG GTTGCCTCGAGGTGCTCCTGATCCGCATGATCCGCGCGTTCAACCCCTTGAACAACACCGTCCTCTTCGAGGGCAAGTTCGGCGGGATGCAGATGTTCAAATCTCTCG GCTGTGACGACCTCATCGGTGCCGTCTTCGAGCTGGGGAGGACCCTGTGCCGCCTGCAGCTGTCGGACGAGGAGCTCGCCCTcttcactgctgctgtcctgctctCCCCAG ACCGCCCGTGGCTGACCGAGTCCAGGAAGGTGCAAAAGCTCCAGGACAAGATCTATGTGGCCCTGCAGCACGAGATCCAGAAGAAACACTCCACTGAGGACAAGCTCTCGAAG aTGGTTTCCAAGCTGCCCTTGATGAAGACCATTTGCAACCTGCACTTGGACAAGCTGGAATTTTTCCGTCTCCTGCACCCGGAGACTGCCATGAACTTCCCTCCCCTCTATAAGGAGGTTTTCAACTCGGAGCTTCAGTACAGCGACCCCCGGGAGAGCTAA
- the LOC110469474 gene encoding nuclear receptor ROR-beta isoform X1, translating into MRAQIEVIPCKICGDKSSGIHYGVITCEGCKGFFRRSQQNNASYSCSRQRNCLIDRTNRNRCQHCRLQKCLALGMSRDAVKFGRMSKKQRDSLYAEVQKHQQSQEQSGGTKDEPEPLSRVYTTSVSSGLSDLDEISTLSDGLLFDFPLTPDGSSTYYNLDLLASAQPSPDQSSLDVADATLIKQESIYELMLEPALLAHGALEGAQLPPDISVLEIDRVAQNVVKSHLETCQYTTEELKRLAWSLYSPEEVRALQSKSCEAMWQQCSLQISNAIQYVVEFAKRIDGFMELCQNDQIILLKAGKGGSPTAPLVSLPLPSCPPVPLPSPSPERQPWGQKQIPSFLLAGAFLLGVPSLAAPVLPVLGEQVLGWKELKVTNQGDGEGGHVGSACLGQRLFSMAALIQMSPRNWDGNENRRFSSGRRGAKLKQEQGGLREKDWPFLPARDWEEEDDGSAHPRPPPFHLPKLAMPCPGQGAECAKSPKHWENLIVSNVSELGS; encoded by the exons CCCAAATTGAGGTGATCCCGTGCAAGATCTGCGGAGACAAATCCTCCGGGATCCACTACGGCGTCATCACCTGCGAAGGCTGCAAG GGTTTCTTCCGGAGGAGCCAGCAGAACAATGCCAGCTACTCCTGCTCCCGGCAAAGGAACTGCCTGATCGACCGCACCAACCGCAACCGCTGCCAGCACTGCCGCCTGCAGAAATGCCTGGCACTGGGCATGTCCCGCGACG CGGTGAAGTTCGGCCGCATGTCCAAGAAGCAGCGGGACAGCCTCTACGCCGAGGTGCAGAAGcaccagcagagccaggagcagagcGGCGGCACCAAGGACGAGCCCGAGCCCCTGAGCCGTGTCTACACCACGAGCGTCAGCAGCGGCCTCTCGGACCTGGACGAGATCTCCACGCTGTCCGACGGGCTCCTCTTCGACTTCCCCCTGACCCCCGACGGCAGCAGCACCTACTACAACCTGGACCTGCTGGCCTCGGCGCAGCCCTCACCCGACCAGTCCAGCCTGGATGTGGCTGATGCCACGCTCATCAAGCAGGAGTCCATCTACGAGTTGATGCTGGAGCCGGCGCTGTTGGCACACGGGGCACTGGagggtgcccagctgccccctgACATCTCTGTCCTGGAGATTG ACCGGGTGGCCCAGAACGTGGTGAAGTCACACCTGGAGACGTGCCAGTACACAACAGAGGAGCTCAAGCGCCTGGCATGGAGCCTCTACTCCCCTGAGGAGGTCCGTGCCCTGCAGAGCAAG AGCTGCGAGGCCATGTGGCAGCAGTGCTCGCTGCAGATCTCCAACGCCATCCAGTACGTGGTGGAGTTCGCCAAGCGCATCGACGGCTTCATGGAGCTCTGCCAGAACGACCAGATCATCCTCCTGAAAGCCGGTAAGGGGGGGAGCCCCACCGCCCCCCTTGTGTCCCTGCCACTCCCttcgtgtccccctgtccccctccccagcccctctcctgagcggcagccctggggccagaAGCAAATCCCATCTTTTCTCTTGGCTGGTGCTTTCCTTTTGGGGGtcccctccctggctgccccagttctcccagtgctgggggagcaggtgctgggctggaaggagctgAAGGTCACGAATCAGGGCGATGGTGAAGGGGGGCACGTGGGGAGTGCCTGCCTTGGGCAGAGGCTTTTCTCCATGGCCGCCCTCATCCAAATGTCACCCAGAAACTGGGATGGAAATGAGAACAGAAGGTTTTCCTCTGGGAGAAGGGGTGCCAAACTCaaacaggagcagggaggatTGAGAGAAAAGGATTGGCCTTTTCTCCCAGCAAGAGActgggaagaggaggatgatggCAGCGCACACCCACGTCccccacccttccatctgcccAAGCTGGCAATGCCGTGCCCAGGCCAGGGAGCTGAATGtgcaaaatccccaaaacactGGGAGAACCTCATAGTTTCTAATGTGTCAGAGCTGGGGAGCTGA